The following DNA comes from Macrobrachium rosenbergii isolate ZJJX-2024 chromosome 5, ASM4041242v1, whole genome shotgun sequence.
GATTTGCTACAGCTGGACCCTGATATTGATGAAGGAGACGGTGAGTTACTGTGTACTGAATAGTAACGTTGTATAAATGAACGTGAATGTTATTCATCGCAAATAGATCTGATCGTTTAGAAAAGTGGTATTGGCTAAATATTGCCGGTTGaaatcatttatgttttatgCGTTTGAAACAGTTTTATGTTACAAATACTTTTCGACTGACGATTACGCTTTATCATTTGGTTCAATGAAGTGTTATTGAATATTCAGCAATTTggattattataataatacttgCCAGATTTAATGTTTTGTAAGCTAAGCTTGACTGTCAAAACTAGCTGAcgtatatttcatttatcattttttgaggcagcattattttttatcatgtttccaTTAGGATTACCCACTTCACAAATaatattcaattttctttcatctaAATCCTCCAGGTTTACGTGGAAAAAATCTTgagatacagtatatagaaataatagaaacaataataaaatacacaaatcaCAAAATTCAGCAACATTCATAGGTAAATATGAAGCATCTCTCAGGACATAATGAAAACGAAGGAACTAATTTTAACAATAATGATCATTGCATGTAAGATTAATTTCACCTGCTGATCTTTTCGGCAGGTATGTACTTGAAGATGGCAGCTCAAATGGGCCACCTGGAAATAGTCAAGTACCTGCTCGAGGAAGGAGCAGACCCTGACGCGGATGAGGATGGTAATGAAGGCTTTCTTCATCTTGGGAATTGCTGAGGAAGCAGACTGATTCACCACACAATTTGTTTAGTTGCCTTTATCAGCCATTCATGCCACTCGCTTAGAACGGGAACTTTTCGGCTTTTCTCTGGTTTTCTTTGCTAATGtcataattttacaaagtttCTTGGTTACTTCTGTTGTCAAAGTTTTAAGGCTGATAATAGGAGCTAAGTTGGAAATAGGTTATTGTTGTTATAACTGTTGTTATTCCTgttcttattattttaaatagGCATTTATCTTTACAGTCTGCTTAAATTTTCCTCTTCTGCAGGAGAAGCTGTTCAAGAAGCCGCCAAGAATGGCCATCTGGAGGTGGTGAGAGCCCTCCTCGAGGCTGGGGCAGATGGTAATGTACCCATtactagtaataaaaaataatcaggcAATAAGTGATGTTGGTACGATATTTTTTGTGGCAAATTTAGTGGTATTTTACAAGACTCCACACAATGAATCAAGGGGACATTAGGAGAAAAGATTTTCCCTTCCTCCAATTCCCCAGCCTCATTTAGACAAGGTTAAGTAagagtaggttaggttaggttaggatgcattaGTTGGCGtagggttaggttaagttaggatgCATTAGTTGGTGCAGGGCTAGATTAAGTTAGGATGCATTAGTTGGTGCAGGGTTAGATTAAATTAGGCTGCATTACTTGGTGTAGGGTTAGCTTAGCTTATGTCAGTGGTTATATCAGGAGACATGTTTGGTATTTACCACACATTCGCCAGTTCACTGTAGAATTTAACGTCAGTTCAGGTCATGTGATAAGTGACAGACTATGGTAATTCAAGTCTTGTGTTACTTATTAGtttgcttcttttcctttttttgcaatTCAGCTAATGTTGGCGACGGAATCCACTGGGCAGCAGCGAACGAGTACGCGGATATTGCCAAAGTGTTGCACCAGTATGGATCTGATGTCAACAAACCCCTCCCCgaaagtaagtgtgtgtgtatatatatatatatatatatatatatatatatatacatggttttgtctgtgtgagtgtctgtctgtctgtgtcgaAAGTCTGTTGAGTCTATTagcatttaaaattttcaggCAGAAATTGTTGAAACTGGCAGATACACTCATTGCTGCCATTAAATCATGCTGGCCTTATGGAAGCACAGACTTTTTGCTTCTTGAAGAGGCTGTAGGTTCACCCTGGTGGGTAAAGCATCACTTAAGAAATCCTTCCACCACACAGGTCCTTGGAAGGACCCCGTGACCAACGAGGATTATGGATTTGGCTGGACGGCCATGCACGTGGCAGCAAGATGGGGGAAAACGTCCATGGTTGATGTGCTCTACAACCTAGGCAGTGACCTGGCTGCCAGAGACCTTAATGGTTAGTTCAGTTCACTCTCgttatgaagatgaagatgatgattatCATCTTCCAGGTTTATTTATGAGAGGTCTTCTGTCAGGTCCCATTCTGTCCATCAGAAGGACCTCTTACTTTGTGTTCTTGAATGACTAGGTTTCTCTCTTCAATGTCTCCTTCTCATCTTTTTAGGTGACATGCATATCTGATTGAATTACTGCAAAACATTATCTTTCTTATTGGCTCTGTTGCTGTTATCTGTTACTATGATTATACTCATTCCCTTAGGCGACACTCCGTTGCACATCGCTGTGAAGTATCCTCAGATATGGTTCGTCAGAGAGCTCTTGAAGTACTGCCCAGACCTGACGCTTGAAAACAATGATGGTAAGAGTGATGATTTCTTGAGTTCTTTAGTAATTCATGGTAAACAATACTCATTATCAATAATTCATACATCTGAGGATAATAGTAAGTTGATTTACGTATGAATACAAATTCTAAAATCAAGTTAAAGTTTCAAATCAGCCCAGGAACTACcattaaaatattacagttaTTTGTAGATATCAGTCACCAGAACATAGAACATTCTCCTACTTGGTTGGTTCAGCTCTCATTGTGAACCACTGCCGTTAGCACCAGACTGCTAAGTTCAGTGCAAATTCAACTAACACTTGATTTTCACAGGGTAGGATCATTCACCCAACAGTCAACTTTCCTCTCTCTTATTAGGGCCTGAGAATGACCTGGGAGCTAACTCCTGAACTCTCGCCCTCCTGAACTCTCGCCCACAGGCAAGAGGGTCCCCATGTCGTGGAGTAACGCCGTCAgggtacctcacgcggtgcactgtaggcattacctaaggttctttgcagcgtcccttcaatcCCTAGCTaagacccctttcattccttttaccgtacctcctcttttattgtctttcttccatcttactttccaccctctcctaacaatcgtttcaacattattttcagcgctgaatgaactcataggtcttagcgtttggccattggcctaaattctatactccattTCCAACAGGCAAGACTGTTGTCGAACTCGTGGAGGATCTCCCCCACGCCATCTACAACAGCCTGAGCTCTGAGGAAGGGGTCAAGCTGCGCCATCTCGTGGCCAACATCACTCACGAGAAGATCAAGACTCACTCGAGCACCGAGGACGCCGCCGCGGCCCTCGAGGATGACATCGAGGCCCTTGTGGAAAGCAACAAGACCATCAGCGACCTCGTCGATGCCGTGGCTTCTACGGATAGCCATGTGGACTACGTGCTGCAGGAGCTCTTCGAGGACACGGTTTACCTGGAGATCGAAGATGCCTTTGCAGGTGAGCTTAGTTAAGAGTTGTTATTACGAACCcaggtaaaaagtcacaggaaaaattcacaggaaaagtcacaggtaaaaagtcacattaatctttcctaaatAATAACCCTAAGggttttaatccggtatgtatccacctttgcggcgtgtttagtacaagcccgttggggatttccgtataaacataggcaaaagattataaataccataaagatgatgaccccaagaaatattatgaatttttcccctgtgactttattaccggccaccataaattaatgtgacttttcttCCTGTGaagaaaattgtgattttttcctgtgattttattactgGCCACCGTTGTTGCTGGTGGTAGTATCGGAATATCTGTAGTTGAACCCccgagaatgtcgtgcaattggaaattcagaagttcaagtgaagacgcaatgcatta
Coding sequences within:
- the LOC136838510 gene encoding fibronectin type 3 and ankyrin repeat domains protein 1-like, translating into MPLQKQSTFWLLLTWIEVVLSTSANDTGPPPPTLHVVGVTFASVDVIWEYEDGAPKDVRYTLKYWPNQLEDAVVDTVDVTTNSYSAFGLMPMTEYAFEVSAVDKTGKVGPPSNILKITVATVSFSLLRAIERGHPYVVKDLLQLDPDIDEGDGMYLKMAAQMGHLEIVKYLLEEGADPDADEDGEAVQEAAKNGHLEVVRALLEAGADANVGDGIHWAAANEYADIAKVLHQYGSDVNKPLPESPWKDPVTNEDYGFGWTAMHVAARWGKTSMVDVLYNLGSDLAARDLNGDTPLHIAVKYPQIWFVRELLKYCPDLTLENNDGKTVVELVEDLPHAIYNSLSSEEGVKLRHLVANITHEKIKTHSSTEDAAAALEDDIEALVESNKTISDLVDAVASTDSHVDYVLQELFEDTVYLEIEDAFADHLCSSEWSSGEWRVKLKVRYEAVCLCVEGKGPTLKFKPLEQPKVCEDKPPHKEYPSREIEP